A single genomic interval of Catalinimonas alkaloidigena harbors:
- a CDS encoding (2Fe-2S)-binding protein produces MATFNLNINGKTQQVDVDPSTPMLWVLRDHLKLVGTKYGCGIAQCGACTVHLNGTAVRSCQLPVSAVGDQAITTIEGLSEKGDHPVQKAWLEHDVPQCGYCQAGQIMTAAALLDKNANPNDEEIETAMNGNICRCGTYTRIKKAIKTATTL; encoded by the coding sequence ATGGCAACTTTTAACCTGAATATCAACGGAAAGACACAGCAGGTAGATGTTGATCCAAGCACGCCCATGCTTTGGGTGTTAAGAGATCATCTCAAATTGGTAGGCACTAAATATGGCTGTGGCATAGCCCAATGTGGTGCCTGTACGGTACATCTGAATGGAACAGCGGTACGCTCCTGTCAATTACCTGTTTCAGCAGTAGGTGATCAAGCTATTACAACCATAGAAGGACTTTCTGAAAAGGGAGACCATCCGGTGCAGAAAGCATGGCTGGAGCATGATGTCCCCCAGTGCGGCTATTGCCAGGCTGGTCAGATCATGACAGCAGCAGCCCTCCTGGACAAGAACGCTAATCCTAACGATGAAGAAATAGAGACAGCCATGAATGGTAATATCTGCCGCTGTGGTACTTACACCAGGATTAAAAAAGCCATCAAAACAGCCACAACTCTATAA
- a CDS encoding xanthine dehydrogenase family protein molybdopterin-binding subunit produces MTRVKTNMNRRSFMKASALAGGGMMLSFSWLAGCNPTEEETLAMPKEWFELNSYIKIGDNGVVTLMSPNPEFGSNVKTSMPMILADELGVDWKNVIVAQANFYPERFDRQFTGGSQGIRQGWTPLRTAGATARQMLVMAAAQNWKVPVEEITTDAGTLLHKASGKKSGYGEVASLAATLDVPEEVELKDVKNFNIIGHSKKNVEGQNIVTGKPMFAMDRDEEGMLIAMIAHPPAFGLKVKSVDTNAVKSMPGIRDVFVFETLPDDYERNGFDTTSFTELIAIVGNTTWEVMNAKKALKAEWEEAPDKEVTVAGWRGKETILIPGGIESTDGHKAQMEEMGRKKAQELRRDGDPEGAFKNAAKVIERTYNAPYLAHNCMEPMNCFANVTADKAEVYGPTQAPEFTMQAISACLKIPRENIQINLARMGGGFGQRAYGHHMVEAALISQKVKAPVKMIYTREDDMTYGIYRPTYTATYRAALDENNNLIAFHVKGGGIPEHAVHADRFPAGAVDNYLAEGWALNSNITIGAFRAPRSNFIAGAEQSFLDELAEQAGKDPIDFRLELLERAKNNPVGEDNDYDPDRYAGVLKLVKEKSKWNEKPAGVHRGVSAYFCHNSYVAEVLDLKMEDNMPKVENVYAAVDCGIVVNPDAAVNMGEGAIVDGIGNAFFGELTFIDGVPQKKNFDQYRMIRQKEAPKSIEVHFVQNEHAPTGLGEPLFPPVFAAVANALYQATGKRFYNQPFAQNLDTSELQM; encoded by the coding sequence ATGACACGCGTAAAAACAAATATGAATAGAAGGTCTTTCATGAAAGCTTCTGCCCTAGCCGGTGGAGGTATGATGCTTAGCTTTAGTTGGCTGGCGGGATGTAACCCCACAGAGGAAGAGACCTTGGCCATGCCCAAAGAATGGTTTGAACTAAACAGCTATATCAAAATAGGAGACAATGGAGTGGTAACTTTAATGTCGCCTAATCCTGAATTTGGCTCCAATGTCAAAACTTCCATGCCGATGATTCTGGCCGATGAGTTGGGTGTGGATTGGAAGAATGTGATTGTAGCGCAAGCCAATTTTTATCCCGAACGATTTGATCGCCAGTTTACCGGAGGTAGCCAGGGCATTCGTCAGGGGTGGACGCCCTTACGTACAGCAGGAGCTACAGCCCGGCAAATGCTGGTGATGGCTGCTGCGCAAAACTGGAAGGTGCCTGTCGAAGAAATCACTACCGATGCTGGTACATTGCTCCATAAAGCTAGCGGCAAAAAATCAGGTTATGGAGAAGTGGCTTCCCTGGCAGCAACGCTGGATGTACCCGAAGAAGTGGAATTAAAAGATGTCAAAAATTTTAACATCATAGGCCATTCCAAGAAAAATGTAGAAGGACAAAACATCGTGACCGGCAAGCCCATGTTTGCCATGGATCGTGATGAGGAAGGCATGCTGATTGCCATGATCGCCCATCCTCCTGCCTTTGGTCTGAAAGTAAAGTCAGTGGATACCAATGCAGTCAAATCCATGCCCGGCATCCGCGATGTTTTTGTATTTGAGACCCTTCCCGACGATTACGAAAGAAACGGCTTTGACACCACCTCTTTCACCGAACTGATCGCCATTGTAGGAAACACTACCTGGGAGGTGATGAACGCTAAAAAGGCCTTGAAAGCAGAGTGGGAAGAAGCCCCTGACAAAGAAGTGACAGTAGCCGGATGGCGTGGTAAAGAGACCATACTGATTCCCGGTGGTATTGAAAGTACCGACGGACACAAAGCACAGATGGAAGAAATGGGCAGGAAGAAGGCGCAGGAGCTCAGAAGGGATGGTGATCCGGAGGGAGCCTTTAAAAACGCTGCCAAAGTCATTGAGCGTACTTACAATGCGCCTTACCTGGCGCACAACTGTATGGAGCCGATGAACTGCTTTGCCAACGTCACTGCTGATAAGGCTGAGGTCTATGGTCCCACCCAGGCACCGGAATTCACCATGCAGGCAATCTCCGCCTGTTTGAAAATACCCCGGGAAAATATACAGATTAATCTGGCTAGAATGGGAGGAGGATTTGGACAGCGGGCCTACGGACATCACATGGTAGAAGCAGCGCTCATTTCCCAAAAGGTGAAGGCACCGGTCAAGATGATCTATACTCGTGAGGATGATATGACCTACGGTATCTACCGACCTACCTACACCGCTACATACCGGGCAGCCTTGGATGAAAATAACAATCTGATAGCCTTCCACGTCAAAGGCGGAGGAATACCTGAACATGCCGTGCATGCAGACCGCTTTCCTGCTGGTGCGGTAGATAACTACCTGGCCGAAGGATGGGCGCTTAACTCCAACATTACCATTGGGGCCTTTCGTGCTCCTCGTTCCAACTTTATTGCCGGAGCAGAGCAATCCTTCCTGGATGAACTGGCAGAACAGGCTGGTAAAGACCCGATTGATTTTCGCCTGGAGCTTCTGGAGCGGGCCAAAAATAATCCGGTAGGTGAGGACAATGATTATGACCCTGACCGTTACGCTGGCGTTTTGAAGCTGGTGAAGGAAAAGTCCAAATGGAATGAAAAGCCTGCTGGTGTACATCGGGGTGTGTCTGCTTATTTCTGCCATAACAGCTATGTAGCTGAGGTGCTGGATCTGAAGATGGAGGACAACATGCCCAAAGTGGAAAATGTCTACGCTGCTGTAGATTGTGGCATCGTAGTCAATCCTGATGCTGCTGTAAATATGGGCGAAGGGGCTATCGTGGATGGTATTGGCAATGCTTTCTTTGGTGAGTTGACTTTTATAGATGGCGTACCTCAGAAAAAGAACTTTGACCAGTATCGCATGATCCGCCAAAAAGAAGCTCCCAAATCCATTGAAGTTCATTTTGTACAGAATGAACACGCCCCTACCGGTCTGGGTGAACCTTTGTTTCCCCCGGTATTTGCAGCAGTCGCCAATGCTTTGTATCAGGCCACAGGCAAGCGTTTTTATAACCAGCCTTTTGCACAAAATTTAGATACTTCCGAATTGCAGATGTAG
- a CDS encoding ParB N-terminal domain-containing protein produces MAKSKREKLSVALFKGAENDIKNNITIDPELDGLIPPLSEDELEQLEVSLKQEGCREPLIVWQSGDSFILIDGHNRYRLCQKNNIKFDIRLKNFNNKGEVKDWMIGNQMARRNLTPLQMSYLRGIRYENEKYTWGGNRERKEANGQDVHLHSPTAAKLSEEYGVNEKTIRRDGQFALALEKLTGNDQDLRWNILNGNIKAGKKTITSLVDSEPKYLKQIQKKLRDTDSLEKTITLLQNESMEEEEAPDSDKIKALKKSLASLTNKALKMSKGDPKRKEIIKELRQNFKEFLKILES; encoded by the coding sequence ATGGCTAAGAGTAAGAGAGAAAAGTTGAGCGTTGCCCTATTTAAGGGTGCAGAAAATGATATAAAAAACAATATTACTATTGATCCAGAACTGGATGGTCTCATTCCTCCTCTTTCAGAAGATGAATTAGAACAGCTTGAAGTGAGCCTCAAACAAGAAGGCTGTAGAGAGCCATTGATAGTATGGCAATCGGGAGATAGCTTTATTTTGATAGATGGTCACAACCGATATAGGCTATGTCAAAAAAATAATATCAAATTTGATATTCGTCTTAAAAACTTCAATAATAAAGGAGAAGTTAAAGATTGGATGATAGGTAATCAGATGGCTCGACGAAATCTTACTCCTTTACAAATGAGCTACCTAAGAGGGATCAGGTATGAAAACGAAAAGTATACCTGGGGTGGAAATAGAGAGCGAAAAGAAGCAAATGGACAAGATGTCCACTTGCACTCTCCTACTGCTGCGAAACTATCCGAAGAGTATGGTGTAAACGAAAAAACTATTCGCAGAGATGGTCAATTTGCATTGGCGTTGGAAAAATTGACTGGTAATGATCAGGATTTACGATGGAATATTCTTAATGGAAATATCAAAGCAGGTAAAAAAACCATTACTAGCTTAGTAGATAGTGAACCTAAATATCTCAAGCAGATTCAGAAGAAATTACGAGATACAGATAGTCTGGAAAAGACTATTACCCTGCTGCAAAATGAGTCAATGGAAGAGGAGGAAGCTCCTGATAGCGACAAGATCAAAGCACTAAAAAAATCATTAGCATCTCTTACCAATAAGGCATTAAAAATGAGTAAAGGTGACCCAAAACGTAAAGAAATAATCAAAGAGTTAAGACAAAATTTCAAAGAGTTTTTAAAGATATTAGAGAGCTGA
- a CDS encoding ParA family protein produces MVIKSIINHKGGVGKTTTTLNLGKALSIEGYKVLIVDIDPQANLSQSVGIEDPEQSIYHTFCEDKPLPIVRLSETLDIVPSDLDLTVAESKLQALQVKGYLALKNALAAVKNEYDYVLIDCPPSLGILTNNALLASTDVMIVLQSQYLPTKGMDTIMAAVESAKGLNSTLNVSGILITQIDHTVMSKSIIDAVRDTYNGLVYQSMIRRNISVVEASSLKQDIFSYDSKCAAAEDYKSLTKEMLGKLVYHG; encoded by the coding sequence ATGGTCATCAAAAGTATAATTAATCATAAAGGAGGAGTTGGGAAAACTACCACCACTCTTAACTTGGGAAAAGCCCTTTCAATTGAAGGTTATAAAGTATTGATTGTTGATATTGACCCTCAAGCAAATTTATCACAATCAGTAGGAATTGAAGATCCAGAGCAAAGTATTTATCATACCTTTTGTGAAGATAAACCTCTTCCAATTGTACGACTTAGTGAAACTCTTGACATTGTTCCTTCAGACCTAGATTTGACAGTAGCTGAAAGTAAATTACAAGCCTTACAAGTCAAGGGGTATCTTGCTTTAAAAAATGCACTGGCAGCTGTTAAAAATGAGTATGATTATGTTCTAATTGATTGTCCTCCCTCCTTGGGTATATTAACAAATAATGCTTTACTAGCTTCAACTGATGTAATGATTGTTTTACAAAGTCAATATCTGCCTACAAAGGGAATGGACACCATTATGGCAGCAGTAGAAAGTGCTAAAGGTCTTAATTCAACCCTCAATGTATCAGGTATCCTAATTACACAAATTGATCATACTGTAATGAGTAAAAGCATTATCGATGCAGTTCGTGATACTTATAATGGTTTAGTGTATCAATCTATGATACGAAGGAATATTTCTGTCGTTGAAGCAAGCTCACTAAAACAAGATATTTTTTCCTACGATAGTAAATGTGCAGCCGCTGAAGATTATAAATCACTAACCAAAGAGATGTTGGGTAAATTAGTATATCATGGCTAA
- a CDS encoding replication initiation protein, translating to MLVEYHNPRKLVVQHKKLINARFDMSLNELRIFVYMLLQIRKDDKEFRDIRIPCQMLQSAKKSIHYTEIKAATHELTRKSLQIEQTIKGGRKKWESIPLMSICSYTEGEGYIVACFNAKAAPYLLNLSENFKAVEYQRWNNLNSVYSYRFFWFLVQFEDSGYFEVRVDELKEMLHLEKKYKLYSNFKNRVLIPVQEDLEKNNYPFTFREDKCGTRKVVKLKFFFGKKIGFNKKEKAKRIPKSQLKNGQQIINLDSGIHSVTHVSRRKEKTTNLDQLSKWMLQLGFSIAEVSHYKEKIEHKELRKSVYGLQANYVGSERSLLEVYKISKECLDNLLENEEKSSETKSQEH from the coding sequence ATGCTTGTAGAATATCACAATCCGCGAAAGCTAGTAGTACAACACAAAAAACTCATAAATGCTCGTTTTGACATGAGTTTAAACGAGCTGAGAATATTTGTTTATATGCTGTTGCAGATTAGAAAAGACGATAAAGAGTTTAGAGATATTCGTATCCCCTGTCAAATGTTACAAAGTGCGAAGAAGTCAATTCACTATACAGAAATTAAGGCAGCGACACATGAACTCACTAGGAAGAGTTTACAGATAGAACAGACTATCAAGGGAGGTAGAAAAAAATGGGAGTCTATTCCTTTAATGAGCATCTGCTCATACACTGAGGGTGAAGGATATATTGTAGCATGTTTTAATGCCAAAGCGGCTCCATATCTATTAAATTTATCAGAGAATTTTAAAGCAGTAGAATATCAGAGGTGGAATAATCTCAATAGTGTTTACTCCTACCGATTCTTTTGGTTCCTGGTACAGTTCGAAGACTCAGGGTATTTTGAGGTTAGAGTGGACGAACTAAAAGAGATGTTGCATTTAGAAAAAAAGTATAAACTTTATTCAAACTTCAAAAATAGGGTACTGATACCTGTACAGGAAGACCTAGAAAAAAATAACTATCCTTTTACTTTCAGAGAAGATAAATGCGGGACGCGAAAAGTAGTTAAGCTAAAGTTTTTCTTTGGTAAGAAAATAGGGTTCAATAAAAAGGAAAAAGCTAAAAGAATACCTAAGTCTCAGTTAAAAAATGGACAGCAAATCATAAATTTAGATAGCGGAATACATTCTGTTACTCACGTCTCTCGCAGAAAAGAAAAGACTACAAATTTGGATCAACTAAGCAAATGGATGCTTCAATTAGGCTTCTCTATTGCAGAAGTTTCTCACTACAAAGAAAAAATTGAACATAAAGAGCTTAGAAAGAGTGTTTATGGATTGCAAGCTAATTATGTAGGTAGCGAAAGGTCTTTACTTGAAGTATACAAGATAAGTAAAGAGTGCTTGGATAATCTATTAGAAAATGAGGAGAAGAGTAGCGAGACAAAATCTCAAGAGCATTAG
- a CDS encoding type II toxin-antitoxin system RelE/ParE family toxin — protein sequence MPHLLRLLIWLKFPKVGNNFEWMIVEFEDEYLLDLYKGKPKGKPKYQATVVKQYRKTVRVLQMVNGIQGLRSFRSLNFEALSGNLQGLFSVRVNKQYRVLFRIKDDQLQIEKVISITELSKHYE from the coding sequence ATGCCTCATTTGCTGCGTTTGTTAATATGGCTGAAATTCCCTAAAGTTGGGAATAATTTTGAATGGATGATTGTTGAATTTGAAGATGAATATTTGCTGGATCTTTACAAAGGTAAACCTAAGGGAAAGCCAAAGTATCAGGCTACTGTAGTCAAACAGTATCGTAAGACTGTAAGAGTGTTACAGATGGTAAATGGTATTCAAGGGCTAAGAAGTTTTAGGAGCCTGAATTTTGAAGCTTTAAGTGGTAATCTCCAAGGACTATTTTCTGTTAGGGTCAATAAACAATATCGAGTCCTCTTTAGGATCAAAGACGATCAGCTTCAAATTGAAAAAGTGATTTCAATTACAGAACTCAGTAAACATTACGAATAA
- a CDS encoding HigA family addiction module antitoxin, which translates to MANYKVVDKNGVEVQSAEPIHPGEILLDELEAREIPQNAFAKELGMKASHLNEIIHGKRNISPSMALKLETLLEISASFWVRLQAEYDLDKVRLEKASV; encoded by the coding sequence ATGGCAAATTATAAAGTAGTAGACAAAAATGGAGTCGAGGTTCAAAGTGCGGAGCCTATTCATCCGGGTGAAATTCTTTTGGATGAACTAGAAGCACGTGAGATACCTCAAAATGCTTTTGCAAAGGAGCTTGGCATGAAAGCTTCCCATCTCAATGAAATTATTCACGGAAAAAGAAATATTAGCCCATCTATGGCTTTAAAATTAGAGACTCTGCTGGAAATCAGTGCTAGCTTTTGGGTGCGACTGCAAGCCGAGTACGATCTTGATAAAGTAAGGTTAGAAAAAGCGAGTGTCTAA
- a CDS encoding SUMF1/EgtB/PvdO family nonheme iron enzyme, with translation MARYVLLILFTASIFTHCTTSRPWGTTWVKGFFADDTEITVAEWLEFVYYQDLAYYENYNRKKVIAPTNFFPDIALLPDLAFLDNDLKALFYQQNEKQLYFTQLGVSRAIYLPIPKSIEGNTKKIDSILSCPISGITYDQANEFCTWRTKVENIKLGKNSKFHFHLPTLEEYEIMNTKEDSLLTTKTTLCSTFNYASCTTCADRKIQRALENCGTQALPVASFKGNKYGLYDIQGNLCEMTIRDGVSYGGSYLHAARFSIEGQTISYKQAKKWVGFRTVYKK, from the coding sequence ATGGCCAGATATGTTCTTCTAATTCTTTTTACTGCTTCCATTTTTACACACTGTACTACCTCACGCCCATGGGGTACAACTTGGGTAAAAGGTTTTTTTGCTGATGATACTGAAATCACTGTAGCTGAATGGCTAGAATTTGTGTATTATCAAGACTTAGCATATTATGAAAACTACAACAGAAAGAAGGTGATAGCGCCAACAAATTTTTTTCCTGATATTGCTCTATTGCCAGATCTCGCTTTTCTTGATAATGATTTAAAAGCCCTTTTTTATCAACAGAACGAGAAACAGTTATATTTTACTCAACTTGGAGTTTCTAGGGCTATTTACCTCCCAATCCCAAAAAGCATAGAGGGAAACACCAAAAAAATTGATTCTATTCTCTCATGCCCTATTTCAGGAATCACATATGATCAAGCAAATGAATTTTGCACCTGGAGAACGAAAGTCGAAAACATCAAACTTGGAAAAAACTCAAAATTTCATTTTCATTTGCCTACTCTTGAAGAGTATGAAATTATGAACACCAAAGAAGATAGTTTATTAACTACTAAAACTACACTGTGTTCTACTTTCAATTATGCTTCATGTACTACATGTGCAGATAGAAAAATTCAAAGGGCACTTGAAAATTGTGGTACTCAAGCTTTACCTGTAGCATCTTTTAAAGGTAACAAATATGGGTTATATGATATTCAAGGTAATTTATGTGAGATGACAATACGAGATGGGGTCAGCTATGGAGGGAGTTATTTACATGCTGCCCGATTTAGTATAGAAGGACAGACAATTTCATATAAGCAAGCGAAAAAATGGGTTGGCTTTCGTACAGTATATAAAAAATAA